A window of the Synechococcus sp. LTW-R genome harbors these coding sequences:
- a CDS encoding photosynthesis system II assembly factor Ycf48 produces the protein MKRLLSSLTALLVAIVLTGCVSTSLPTAQASPWEAVDIHTKSNPLDLAFTNGQHGFLVGSNRLILETNDAGASWTEMALDLPEEENFRLISVDFSGDEGWIVGQPGLLLHSEDAGQNWSRLFLDTKLPGEPYMVTALGRNSAELATNVGAVYRTTDAGSSWQAQVEDAAGAIRDLRRSPEGNYISVSSLGNFFATWNKGEARWTPHQRESSQRLQAMGFQPNGNLWMVARGAQLRFNDDARQPDEWGKPVVPITNGYGYLDIAWDPSGAIWAGGGSGTLLVSQDEGKTWQRDPVGEEQPTNFSHIAFFHDGKGFVLGERGSLLRWIG, from the coding sequence ATGAAACGCCTGCTCTCGTCGTTGACCGCACTCCTGGTGGCGATTGTGCTGACTGGTTGCGTCAGCACCTCACTGCCGACGGCACAAGCCAGTCCGTGGGAAGCCGTCGACATCCACACAAAGTCGAACCCGCTGGACCTGGCCTTCACGAACGGCCAGCACGGGTTCCTCGTCGGCAGCAACCGCTTGATTCTCGAGACCAACGACGCCGGGGCGTCTTGGACCGAAATGGCCCTGGATCTGCCGGAGGAAGAAAACTTCCGCCTGATCAGCGTTGACTTCTCGGGAGACGAAGGGTGGATCGTCGGTCAACCGGGCCTGCTGCTCCACAGCGAAGACGCTGGGCAAAATTGGAGCCGATTGTTCCTCGACACGAAGCTGCCGGGCGAGCCGTACATGGTCACGGCCCTCGGTCGAAACAGCGCGGAACTGGCAACCAATGTCGGCGCGGTGTACCGCACCACTGATGCGGGCAGCTCTTGGCAGGCCCAAGTGGAAGACGCCGCAGGAGCAATCCGCGATCTACGTCGCAGCCCGGAAGGCAACTACATCAGTGTGAGCAGCCTGGGCAACTTCTTCGCGACCTGGAACAAAGGCGAGGCGCGATGGACACCCCACCAACGGGAAAGCAGCCAGCGCCTGCAGGCAATGGGATTCCAACCCAATGGAAATCTCTGGATGGTGGCCAGGGGCGCGCAGCTGCGCTTCAACGACGACGCCCGGCAACCCGACGAATGGGGCAAGCCCGTGGTGCCCATCACCAATGGCTATGGCTACCTCGATATTGCCTGGGATCCGAGCGGTGCGATCTGGGCCGGGGGAGGCAGCGGAACCCTACTGGTGAGCCAAGACGAGGGCAAAACCTGGCAGAGGGATCCGGTGGGTGAAGAGCAGCCGACCAACTTCAGCCACATTGCCTTCTTCCATGATGGCAAGGGCTTTGTCCTCGGCGAGCGAGGCTCGCTGCTGCGCTGGATCGGTTGA
- the psbE gene encoding cytochrome b559 subunit alpha produces MAAGSTGERPFFEIITSIRYWVIHAVTLPSIFLAGFLFVSTGLAYDAFGTPRPDAYFQAQDAKAPVVSQRYDAKSSLDQRLK; encoded by the coding sequence ATGGCCGCCGGCTCTACGGGTGAACGCCCGTTCTTCGAAATCATTACGAGCATCCGCTACTGGGTGATCCACGCAGTGACCCTGCCGTCGATCTTCCTGGCTGGCTTCCTGTTCGTGTCAACCGGCCTCGCCTACGACGCCTTCGGCACCCCACGTCCGGATGCTTACTTCCAGGCTCAAGACGCCAAGGCACCTGTGGTGAGTCAGCGCTATGACGCCAAGTCCTCGCTCGACCAGCGCCTGAAATAA
- the psbF gene encoding cytochrome b559 subunit beta, protein MTQVPASTTPRNYPIFTVRWLAVHALGIPTVFFLGALAAMQFVRR, encoded by the coding sequence ATGACTCAAGTCCCTGCAAGCACCACCCCGCGCAACTACCCGATCTTCACGGTCCGGTGGCTTGCCGTTCACGCCCTTGGCATCCCCACGGTGTTCTTCCTGGGAGCCCTAGCGGCAATGCAATTCGTCCGCCGCTGA
- a CDS encoding photosystem II reaction center protein L, giving the protein MERNPNPNNLPVELNRTSLYLGLLFVFTCGILFSSYFFN; this is encoded by the coding sequence ATGGAACGCAACCCCAACCCGAACAATCTCCCGGTTGAACTGAACCGCACCAGCCTCTACTTGGGCCTGCTGTTCGTCTTCACCTGCGGGATTCTTTTCTCCAGCTACTTCTTCAACTGA
- a CDS encoding photosystem II reaction center protein J encodes MSGKKSGLPDGRIPDRLPDGRPAVAWKSRWTEGVLPLWLVATAGGMAVIFVVGLFFYGAYTGVGSA; translated from the coding sequence ATGAGCGGCAAGAAATCCGGACTTCCCGACGGAAGAATTCCCGATCGCCTTCCTGACGGTCGTCCAGCTGTTGCTTGGAAGTCGCGGTGGACTGAAGGCGTGCTGCCTCTGTGGCTAGTAGCAACGGCCGGCGGGATGGCTGTAATTTTCGTTGTTGGCCTGTTCTTCTATGGTGCCTATACAGGCGTGGGTTCAGCTTGA
- a CDS encoding sugar transferase: MNWRAPWLRDRALPLLLATLDVGMILATYGTVARVRTGMWSIPGNGAAFATCCWLMTSYILGRYSNKARGTSPRLFRETVLQVGIASSIIWMGFIVHSWSYQVVDAQTRFRGFVVPVATIIAVLGVCSRLLLMNMSKNARKQRWLIICSEREKDVLRMELGPSELEQLTFCGLEQIKDTWYAGTNIAIGEDVEPISIDYFFLANLKAGGTKVLRLNDWCENTLNRIPSELIDERWFLLEDGFAVQPGRIWWRVKRIGDVLTGLIVGIATIPIVALAACAIKLEDKGPVLYGQERTGIYGTRIKIWKLRSMRVNAEKNGPVWSKKGDVRVTSVGKIIRKTRIDELPQLWNVVCGDLSLIGPRPERPQIEEELEKHIANYRTREWIRPGLSGWAQVSYPYGASLEDSRAKLAYDLYYLKNAGFLMDIMILLKTIRLVIRAEGSVPESER, from the coding sequence ATGAATTGGAGAGCACCTTGGCTTAGGGATAGGGCGTTGCCTCTTTTATTGGCGACTCTAGACGTGGGAATGATTCTGGCTACATATGGCACTGTTGCGAGGGTACGCACAGGGATGTGGTCGATACCTGGCAATGGAGCGGCTTTCGCTACATGCTGCTGGCTGATGACTAGTTATATTCTGGGAAGGTATTCAAATAAAGCAAGAGGCACGTCGCCAAGATTATTCAGGGAAACAGTACTACAGGTGGGGATTGCATCATCTATTATCTGGATGGGATTTATCGTTCACTCTTGGAGCTATCAGGTAGTTGACGCTCAAACAAGATTCCGTGGGTTTGTAGTTCCGGTTGCAACGATTATTGCTGTCCTTGGGGTGTGCTCGCGCTTATTATTAATGAATATGAGCAAGAATGCACGAAAGCAAAGGTGGCTGATCATTTGCTCTGAGAGAGAAAAAGATGTACTCAGAATGGAACTGGGGCCATCAGAACTAGAGCAATTAACATTTTGCGGCCTAGAACAAATAAAAGATACGTGGTATGCAGGAACGAATATTGCAATAGGCGAGGACGTAGAACCAATAAGTATTGACTACTTCTTCTTGGCCAACTTGAAAGCGGGGGGAACAAAAGTATTACGTCTGAATGACTGGTGCGAGAACACTTTGAACAGGATACCGTCAGAGTTGATTGACGAAAGATGGTTTTTGCTAGAGGATGGATTTGCAGTACAGCCAGGTCGAATATGGTGGAGGGTCAAAAGAATTGGAGATGTGTTGACTGGCCTGATTGTAGGAATAGCGACAATTCCGATAGTGGCACTAGCAGCCTGTGCAATTAAACTGGAAGACAAAGGACCAGTGCTATACGGGCAAGAAAGAACTGGTATATATGGAACGCGGATAAAGATATGGAAACTTCGAAGCATGAGGGTTAACGCGGAAAAAAACGGGCCAGTATGGTCAAAGAAAGGAGATGTAAGGGTTACTAGTGTCGGTAAAATAATTAGAAAGACAAGGATCGACGAACTCCCGCAACTTTGGAACGTAGTATGTGGGGACCTGAGCCTGATAGGGCCTAGACCTGAAAGACCACAGATAGAAGAGGAGCTTGAAAAGCATATAGCGAACTACAGAACAAGGGAATGGATACGACCAGGATTGAGCGGATGGGCTCAAGTGTCATATCCATATGGTGCGAGTCTTGAAGACTCAAGGGCGAAGCTGGCTTATGATTTATATTATCTCAAGAATGCGGGGTTCTTAATGGATATAATGATACTTCTAAAGACCATTAGGTTAGTAATAAGGGCCGAAGGAAGTGTTCCCGAAAGCGAGAGATAG